One segment of Bacteroidales bacterium DNA contains the following:
- a CDS encoding DUF4062 domain-containing protein: MAKKRKIKIMVASTVYQNRDLLLQICGILNTYGYHVINSEYGTLHPPLGMNNTEACIAAVAECDIFFGIINPMYSTGITHLEFKRAIAIDKPRRFIAHSFVTFSRKLLAQYMYDDADKTQRNNFEIQSTSVMDSVKVIDMYNDAVQSNLAYEKRKYHWVQEFFRPDEALRHVETLFRDIKRVERELANLNNPVL, translated from the coding sequence ATGGCAAAAAAGAGAAAAATAAAGATTATGGTAGCCTCAACGGTTTATCAAAACCGTGATTTGCTGTTGCAAATTTGCGGTATTTTGAATACCTACGGTTATCATGTTATTAATTCTGAATATGGAACGCTTCATCCTCCATTAGGGATGAATAATACAGAGGCTTGCATTGCTGCTGTAGCTGAATGTGATATTTTCTTTGGTATAATCAATCCGATGTATAGCACTGGAATTACGCATTTAGAATTTAAAAGGGCTATTGCTATTGACAAACCAAGAAGATTTATTGCTCATAGTTTTGTAACTTTCTCACGAAAATTACTTGCTCAATATATGTATGATGATGCAGACAAAACCCAACGTAACAATTTTGAAATTCAATCCACTTCAGTAATGGACAGTGTGAAGGTCATTGATATGTATAATGATGCAGTTCAAAGTAATTTGGCCTATGAGAAACGAAAATATCATTGGGTACAGGAATTTTTTAGACCTGATGAAGCATTAAGACACGTTGAAACTTTGTTCCGTGATATCAAGCGTGTAGAACGTGAATTGGCTAATTTGAATAATCCAGTACTATGA
- a CDS encoding transcriptional regulator, protein MKTEQLIKDLLKQDESGQLEFKEVVCKDTIGKTICGFLNHKGGQLLIGITGDKEIRGVKDANKWQSEIEQYLIKEIVPEAPVMVSIENYGNKQLLLIKVWEGSKQPYIFNGSIYYRRNDRTIKASSKEISDLIHKRMETEIHWERQAALGVELDDLDIEEIEKTMDAAFSDNKMKDIKKEPLEFLSYYGLFKNGNFTNAAVVLFAKNPSRFIPQARVRVAFLDHGKTGDVFRDDQLLEGNLFKNIEIIQNFFEKHLSFSRKFENNNWKRKDDYVFPMAALREGVMNALVHREYSLVSSALSIIIYNDKLEITNSGKSPLKQSELKKNHLSMPYNPDIAHMVFLRGYIEKIGRGTLKIIDACKQAGIKTPVWEIGEQTVKLTFFSDIKLGGANEGANKGAIEGAIEGAIEGATKRVKDKLAILLSAIAAKEGNRVPEYKEVTGLPDSSMERYIKQLKDAGLIEFKGEAAHTGGYYLTKKMKTKLKQRESK, encoded by the coding sequence ATGAAAACAGAACAACTCATAAAAGACCTGCTTAAACAGGATGAAAGCGGACAGCTAGAGTTTAAAGAAGTTGTTTGTAAAGATACTATTGGAAAAACTATTTGTGGTTTTTTAAATCACAAAGGTGGTCAGTTACTTATTGGAATTACCGGCGATAAAGAAATTAGAGGTGTTAAAGATGCAAATAAATGGCAGTCTGAAATTGAGCAATACTTGATTAAAGAAATAGTACCTGAAGCACCCGTAATGGTTTCTATTGAGAACTATGGCAACAAACAATTGCTTTTAATTAAAGTTTGGGAAGGCTCAAAACAACCTTACATCTTTAACGGCAGTATTTATTATCGAAGAAATGACAGAACTATTAAGGCATCATCAAAGGAAATTTCTGATTTAATTCATAAAAGAATGGAAACGGAAATTCATTGGGAACGTCAAGCAGCCTTAGGTGTAGAGTTAGATGATTTGGATATAGAGGAAATCGAAAAAACGATGGATGCTGCATTCTCTGACAATAAAATGAAAGACATTAAAAAAGAACCGCTAGAGTTTTTATCCTATTATGGACTTTTTAAAAATGGTAATTTTACTAATGCGGCTGTAGTTCTTTTTGCTAAAAATCCGTCACGTTTTATTCCACAAGCAAGAGTTCGTGTGGCATTTCTTGACCATGGAAAAACAGGCGATGTTTTTAGAGATGACCAATTATTAGAAGGTAATTTGTTTAAGAATATAGAAATCATTCAAAATTTCTTTGAAAAACATCTATCGTTTAGCCGAAAATTTGAAAACAACAATTGGAAAAGAAAAGATGATTATGTTTTTCCAATGGCTGCTTTACGAGAAGGAGTTATGAATGCTTTAGTGCATAGAGAATATAGTTTAGTGTCAAGTGCTTTATCAATTATTATTTATAATGACAAACTTGAAATTACAAATAGTGGCAAATCTCCTTTAAAACAAAGCGAATTAAAAAAGAATCATTTATCAATGCCGTATAATCCAGATATTGCACATATGGTTTTTCTAAGAGGTTATATAGAAAAGATAGGCAGAGGAACTTTAAAGATTATAGATGCTTGTAAACAAGCTGGTATTAAAACTCCAGTATGGGAAATAGGAGAACAAACTGTTAAGTTAACTTTCTTTAGTGATATTAAACTTGGTGGTGCAAATGAAGGTGCTAATAAAGGAGCAATTGAGGGAGCAATTGAGGGAGCAATTGAGGGAGCAACAAAAAGAGTTAAAGATAAACTAGCTATTTTATTAAGTGCTATTGCAGCTAAGGAAGGAAATAGAGTTCCTGAATATAAAGAAGTTACGGGTTTGCCTGATAGTAGTATGGAAAGATATATTAAGCAGCTGAAAGATGCCGGTCTAATAGAATTTAAAGGAGAAGCAGCTCATACAGGAGGTTATTATTTAACAAAGAAAATGAAAACAAAATTGAAACAGCGTGAAAGTAAATAA
- a CDS encoding aldehyde dehydrogenase family protein — translation MKQEEKTKKVLSRLGIKPINDGVCTGTKWIDSKGATTTSFSPIDNSEIAKVKNATIDDYEKVMKTAQEAFLQWRKVPAPKRGEIVRQIGLALREAKEDLGYLVSLEMGKIYQEGMGEVQEMIDICDFAQGQSRLLNGFTMQSERNEHRLYDQYHPLGIVGLVTAFNFPVAVWAWNSMLAAVCGDVVVWKPSSKTPLCAIAVQNIIADVLKKNKLPEGIFNLVVAKSSVLGDNFVADKRIPLFSITGSTRVGKRAGEIIGARLGKSILELGGNNAVIISESADLDMAVSSTVFGAVGTCGQRCTSTRRLIIHEKVYEDVKKRLLNAYKQIENKIGSPLDENVLVGPLIDKDAQDTFLKAIEAVKKEGGKVLFGGTKYEVGDCKKGSYVLPALVEAKNEYEIVQEETFAPILYLIKYKGEIENAIAINNDVPQGLSSSLFSLNMREVEKFLSGSGSDCGIANINTGTSGAEIGGAFGGEKDTGVGRESGSDSWKQYMRRHTNMINYSDELPLAQGIKFDL, via the coding sequence ATGAAACAAGAGGAAAAAACTAAAAAGGTTTTAAGTCGTTTGGGCATTAAACCTATTAATGACGGTGTTTGTACAGGCACAAAGTGGATAGATAGCAAAGGTGCTACCACAACATCTTTTTCACCAATTGACAATTCTGAAATTGCAAAAGTAAAGAATGCTACAATTGATGATTATGAAAAAGTAATGAAAACAGCTCAAGAGGCATTTTTGCAATGGAGAAAAGTGCCTGCTCCAAAACGTGGTGAAATTGTTAGACAAATTGGACTTGCATTGAGAGAAGCAAAAGAAGATTTAGGATATTTGGTTTCATTAGAAATGGGAAAAATCTATCAAGAAGGCATGGGCGAAGTGCAAGAAATGATAGATATTTGCGACTTTGCACAAGGTCAATCGCGTTTGCTAAATGGATTTACCATGCAGTCTGAGCGCAATGAACATAGACTTTATGACCAATATCATCCACTTGGAATTGTTGGATTAGTAACAGCATTTAATTTCCCTGTAGCTGTATGGGCATGGAACTCAATGTTAGCAGCTGTATGTGGTGATGTGGTAGTGTGGAAGCCAAGTTCAAAAACACCACTATGCGCAATCGCAGTTCAAAACATTATTGCAGATGTTTTAAAGAAAAACAAACTTCCAGAAGGTATTTTTAATTTGGTTGTAGCAAAATCATCTGTATTAGGAGATAACTTTGTAGCTGATAAACGAATTCCTTTATTTTCTATAACTGGCTCCACAAGAGTAGGTAAGAGGGCAGGTGAAATTATCGGGGCAAGACTTGGAAAATCTATTTTAGAATTAGGCGGAAATAATGCTGTTATAATTTCAGAATCAGCTGATTTGGATATGGCTGTTTCTTCAACAGTATTTGGTGCTGTAGGAACTTGCGGTCAGAGATGTACTTCAACTAGACGCCTCATTATCCATGAAAAAGTGTATGAAGATGTGAAAAAACGCCTTTTGAATGCTTACAAACAAATTGAAAATAAGATAGGTAGCCCGCTAGACGAAAATGTATTAGTAGGACCGCTTATTGATAAAGATGCTCAAGACACATTCTTAAAAGCTATTGAAGCTGTTAAAAAAGAAGGTGGTAAAGTTTTGTTTGGCGGAACTAAATATGAAGTTGGAGATTGCAAAAAAGGAAGCTATGTTTTACCAGCACTTGTTGAAGCTAAAAATGAATATGAAATTGTTCAAGAAGAAACTTTCGCTCCAATATTATATTTAATTAAATACAAAGGCGAAATTGAAAATGCTATTGCTATTAATAATGATGTGCCTCAAGGATTATCATCTTCATTATTCTCTTTGAATATGCGTGAAGTTGAAAAATTTCTTTCTGGAAGTGGTTCTGATTGTGGTATTGCTAATATCAACACTGGAACTTCTGGTGCAGAAATTGGTGGCGCTTTCGGTGGCGAAAAAGATACAGGCGTAGGACGTGAATCAGGCTCTGACTCATGGAAGCAATATATGCGTCGCCATACAAATATGATTAATTATAGCGATGAGCTTCCTTTAGCTCAAGGTATAAAATTCGATTTGTAA
- a CDS encoding MerR family transcriptional regulator, whose protein sequence is MQENDNKLYYSISEVAEKYNLRPSTLHFWEKQFTNLNPKRNKKGNRFYTKENLELIDKIYYLVKKKGYTLKGAKDKINEDANSNSNAVITNSLIKIKELLIELKSEIVKK, encoded by the coding sequence ATGCAAGAAAATGATAATAAATTATATTATTCTATATCCGAAGTAGCGGAAAAATACAATCTTCGCCCTTCGACCTTGCATTTTTGGGAAAAACAATTTACAAACTTAAATCCCAAAAGAAATAAAAAAGGCAATAGGTTTTACACTAAAGAAAATCTGGAGCTAATTGATAAAATTTATTATCTTGTTAAAAAGAAGGGCTACACACTAAAAGGCGCAAAAGACAAAATAAATGAAGATGCTAATAGTAATAGCAATGCGGTTATTACAAATTCTTTAATAAAAATAAAAGAATTGTTAATTGAATTAAAAAGCGAAATCGTAAAAAAATAA